The following coding sequences lie in one Phragmites australis chromosome 8, lpPhrAust1.1, whole genome shotgun sequence genomic window:
- the LOC133927035 gene encoding lipoxygenase 2.1, chloroplastic-like yields the protein MLTATQLLGSVVLSPSNGPSSFTSTVSSSRRTAAPCRGRSSTRRTVSKVSCSSDTLTEANGQAVRTQPVDDTGFSTTLQHHHQHQHPHPPPHEKTITMKATVTVHTNKDADRDTLMDLWHKEWLLLELASSELNPKTGQERERVSCHARHSCKHDDEFDMYEATFTVPASFGPVGAVRVQNGYDREMLLGDIKVFHDGKESSAVTFHGNSWIHSSVQDPRMRTFFPLKSYLPSQTPKGVEQLRRDELEAIRGTGYHVREEFERIYDYDVYNDLGDPDHDLATKRPVLGGKEHPYPRRCRTGRARSKKDPLSEVRANERIYVPRDEAFTERKEGAFQAKYTLSALHAYCTKTRTSEHKNLSFPSAGPVDALFEEGSKNQPKEVEGSLLGSLISQLEKELTNVLKGETEEFVKDLRKIFKFETPEVHDKDKFAWFRDEEFARQTLAGMNPLSIELVTKFPIVSKLDEGTYGRGDSLITKELIEEQINRVMTAEEAVKNKKLFMLDYHDMLLPYVNTVRKLNDTTLYGSRTLFFLTEDETLRPIAIELTRPKSPTKPQWRQVFTPGSDCVTGSWLWQLAKVHVLAHDTGYHQLVSHWLRTHCCVEPYIIAANRQLSQMHPIYRLLHPHFRFTMAINALARELLICADGFIESSFAPGKYCMELSSAVYDKFWQFDMEALPADLIRRGMAAQGKDGNLELSIKDYPYANDGLLVWDSIKEWASDYVKHYSRYTEDIKDDTELQHWWGEVIEKGHADKKHEKWWPKLDSHESLVQVLTTIMWVTSGHHAAVNFGQYPFAGYFPNRPTIARRNMPPDMGLEDMSAFVEDPEKVLLDTFPSQYQSTLVLPVLDVLSSHSSGEEYMGTHAERAWLADENIKSAFEQFQGRMAEIAGRIDERNKDPTRKNRYGAGVVPYVLLKPSHDDPKTVMEMGIPYSISI from the exons ATGCTAACGGCCACGCAGCTTCTAGGGTCAGTAGTGCTCTCCCCGAGCAATGGCCCTTCTTCCTTCACCAGCACAGTATCGTCAAGCCGAAGGACGGCGGCGCCTTGCCGGGGACGGAGCAGCACTCGCCGTACCGTCTCCAAAGTAAGCTGCAGCAGCGACACCTTGACCGAGGCCAATGGGCAAGCCGTACGCACGCAGCCGGTCGACGACACCGGCTTCAGCACGACGCTGCAGCACCatcaccagcaccagcacccgCACCCGCCCCCGCACGAGAAGACGATCACGATGAAGGCCACGGTGACGGTGCACACGAATAAAGATGCGGATCGCGATACGCTGATGGACCTGTGGCATAAAGAATGGCTACTTCTTGAGCTCGCCAGCTCGGAGTTGAATCCAA AAACGGGGCAGGAGAGGGAGCGAGTATCCTGCCACGCCAGGCACTCGTGCAAGCACGACGACGAGTTTGACATGTACGAGGCCACCTTCACCGTGCCGGCCTCGTTCGGCCCCGTCGGCGCCGTGCGCGTCCAGAACGGCTACGACCGCGAGATGTTACTCGGGGACATCAAGGTCTTCCACGACGGCAAGGAGTCATCCGCCGTCACCTTCCACGGCAACTCCTGGATCCACTCCTCGGTCCAGGACCCCCGAATGCGCACTTTCTTCCCTCTCAAG TCCTACCTCCCGTCGCAGACGCCCAAGGGCGTGGAGCAGCTGCGCAGGGACGAGCTGGAGGCCATCCGCGGGACCGGCTACCACGTGCGCGAGGAATTCGAGCGCATCTACGACTACGACGTGTACAACGACCTCGGCGACCCCGACCACGACCTCGCCACCAAGCGGCCGGTGCTCGGCGGCAAGGAACACCCCTACCCGCGACGCTGCCGCACGGGCCGCGCTCGCAGCAAGAAAG acCCGTTGTCGGAGGTGCGGGCCAATGAGCGGATTTACGTGCCCCGGGACGAGGCGTTCACGGAGCGCAAGGAGGGGGCGTTCCAAGCCAAGTATACGTTGTCGGCGCTGCACGCGTATTGCACCAAGACGAGGACGTCGGAGCACAAGAACCTGAGCTTCCCCTC ggcCGGGCCTGTCGACGCGCTGTTCGAGGAAGGCTCTAAGAACCAGCCGAAGGAGGTCGAGGGGAGCTTGCTGGGCAGCTTAATCTCCCAGCTTGAGAAGGAGCTAACCAACGTCCTCAAGGGCGAAACTGAGGAATTCGTGAAGGATCTACGCAAAATCTTCAAGTTCGAAACGCCGGAAGTTCACGACA AGGACAAGTTTGCATGGTTCAGAGACGAGGAGTTCGCGCGACAAACTCTTGCAGGGATGAACCCACTGAGCATCGAGCTAGTCACG AAGTTCCCTATTGTCAGCAAGCTCGACGAGGGAACCTACGGCCGCGGGGATTCTCTTATCACCAAAGAGCTGATAGAAGAGCAGATAAACAGGGTCATGACAGCAGAGGAG GCCGTTAAGAACAAGAAGCTGTTCATGCTGGACTACCACGACATGCTCCTGCCTTACGTGAACACGGTGCGCAAGCTGAACGACACGACCCTGTACGGCTCGCGAACGCTCTTCTTCCTGACCGAGGACGAAACGCTCCGGCCAATCGCTATCGAGCTGACGAGGCCCAAGTCCCCGACCAAGCCGCAGTGGCGCCAGGTGTTCACGCCGGGGTCGGACTGCGTCACCGGATCCTGGCTGTGGCAGCTCGCCAAGGTCCATGTCCTAGCTCATGACACCGGCTACCACCAGCTTGTTAGCCACTG GTTGAGGACGCACTGCTGCGTTGAGCCGTACATCATCGCGGCGAACCGTCAGCTGAGCCAGATGCACCCCATATACCGGCTGCTGCACCCGCACTTCCGGTTCACGATGGCGATCAACGCCCTGGCGCGCGAGTTACTCATCTGCGCGGATGGATTCATCGAGAGCAGCTTCGCGCCGGGGAAGTACTGCATGGAGCTCAGCTCAGCGGTTTACGACAAGTTCTGGCAGTTCGACATGGAGGCCCTGCCGGCCGATCTGATCCGAAG GGGCATGGCGGCACAAGGAAAGGATGGCAATCTGGAGCTGAGCATAAAGGACTACCCGTACGCCAACGACGGTCTGCTAGTGTGGGATTCCATCAAGGAGTGGGCGTCAGACTACGTGAAGCATTACTCCCGGTACACGGAAGATATCAAGGACGATACGGAGCTCCAGCACTGGTGGGGAGAGGTGATTGAGAAAGGCCATGCCGACAAGAAGCACGAGAAGTGGTGGCCAAAGCTAGACAGCCACGAGAGCCTGGTCCAGGTCCTCACCACCATCATGTGGGTCACCTCGGGCCACCACGCAGCGGTGAACTTCGGCCAGTACCCCTTCGCCGGGTACTTCCCGAACCGCCCGACCATCGCCCGGAGGAACATGCCGCCGGATATGGGCCTCGAGGACATGAGCGCTTTCGTGGAGGATCCGGAGAAGGTGCTGCTGGACACGTTCCCGTCCCAGTACCAGAGCACCCTCGTGCTGCCGGTGCTGGACGTCCTGTCGTCGCACTCGTCGGGCGAGGAGTACATGGGCACGCACGCCGAGCGGGCGTGGCTCGCGGATGAGAATATCAAGTCGGCCTTCGAGCAGTTCCAAGGGAGGATGGCTGAGATCGCGGGGAGGATCGACGAGAGGAACAAGGACCCGACGCGGAAGAACCGGTACGGCGCCGGCGTGGTGCCGTATGTGCTGCTCAAGCCGTCCCACGACGATCCCAAAACGGTGATGGAAATGGGCATCCCGTACAGCATCTCCATTTGA